The following nucleotide sequence is from Paenibacillus andongensis.
ACGTACACGTGAACCGTAAGGAACCGCATATACTTTAGATTCCGCTTCACCTTGGACTTCAATCTCACGACGGTCCTTAGCTTCGCGGATTTCTTTGACAATACCATCAATTTCGGAAATAATCGCTTGGCCTTTCGGATTCCGAGCTTCAAAGAGCTCTTGAATACGCGGCAAACCTTGCGTAATATCATCTCCGGCAACACCACCGGTATGGAACGTACGCATCGTCAGCTGTGTTCCTGGCTCACCAATGGATTGAGCAGCGATAATACCAACCGCTTCACCAACCTCTACAAATTGGCCAGTAGCTAAGTTACGACCGTAACATTTCTTACAAACGCCATGATTGGTGCGGCAGCTAAGAACGGAACGAATTTGAAGTTTCTCAATACCTGCTTCAATGATTGTATCTGCAATACCCGATTCGATGAGTTCATTGCGTTGAACAATGACTTCACCTGTTTTCGGATGACGTAGAGTTTCATAAGCATAGCGACCCTCAATACGGTCATAGAGATCTTCAATAACCTCTTTACCGTCTTGAATTTTGCTAACCATGAAGCCTTTATCAGTTCCACAATCATCTTCGCGTACGATAACATCTTGCGCAACGTCAACGAGACGACGAGTCAAGTACCCTGAATCCGCTGTACGAAGTGCTGTATCGGCAAGACCTTTACGCGCTCCGTGCGTGGAAATGAAATACTCCAAGATAGTCAAGCCTTCACGGAAGTTCGATTTAATTGGCAACTCCATAATTTTACCGGATGGATTCGCCATCAAACCACGCATGCCGCCAAGCTGTGTAATCTGTGATTTATTACCCCGAGCTTTGGATTCAACCATCATGCTAATAGAGTTGTATTTATCAAGGGATTTCATCAAAATATCTGTGATTTCGTCCTTCGCCTTACTCCAAATCGCAATAACACGGTCATAACGCTCTTCATCCGTAATCAAACCACGACGGTATTGATTCGTAACTACACGTACTTTCTCTTCACATTCTTTGAGAATGGCTACTTTTTCAGTAGGAACAACAACGTCAGAGACAGCTACGGTAATACCGGCTTTCGTGGAATACGTGAATCCAAGCTCTTTAATTTTATCAAGAATCATGGACGTTTGAGTTGTGTGGTATTTACGGAAACACTCAGCAATGATAGAACCGAGATATTCTTTACCTACCGCTTTGTTCTCATCACGTTCCAACATAATAGCTCTAAGATCAGCACCCTTTTCGAAAACAAAGTGAGAATCGGGAATCCCGCTCAACAGGTTCGTTTTGGTTGGCTCATTAATGAATGGGAAATCGCTAGGGAAAATCTCATTCATGATGATTTTACCGATCGTCGTGATCAAGATTGCATTTTGCTGTTTCTCAGTGAAACTAACTTTGTTCAATGCTCTTGCAGGGATTGCAACCCGTGCGTGCAGGGCGATTTTGCCCGATTGATAAGAGGAAACTGCTTCATGAACTGTTCTAATAATAGAACCAGCGCCTTTAGCGAATTTGTTGTCTGTTGTTAAATAGAAGCTTCCCAGAACCATATCCTGTGAAGGCGTAACAACAGGCTTACCGTCTTTCGGATTCAAGATGTTGCCTGACGCCAGCATGAGCAAGCGAGCTTCCGCTTGAGCTTCAGAAGATAATGGTACGTGAACAGCCATTTGGTCACCGTCGAAGTCAGCGTTGTAAGCTGTACAAACGAGCGGATGAAGCTTAATAGCACGGCCTTCTACCAGAATCGGTTCAAAAGCTTGAATACCAAGTCTATGCAGCGTAGGGGCACGGTTCAGAAGAACCGGATGCTCCTTAATCACTTCTTCAAGAACATCCCAAACATCTGGACTTACGCGCTCAACTTTACGTTTTGCACTTTTGATGTTATGGGCCAAACCTTTATTCACAAGCTCTTTCATCACGAAAGGCTTGAACAACTCAAGTGCCATTTCCTTCGGAAGACCACATTGGTACATCTTCAGGTTAGGACCTACAACGATAACGGAACGACCAGAATAGTCAACACGTTTACCGAGCAAGTTTTGACGGAAACGACCTTGTTTACCTTTCAGCATATGGCTGAGGGATTTCAAAGGACGGTTACCAGGACCTGTTACCGGACGGCCGCGACGACCGTTGTCGATAAGAGCATCTACCGCTTCTTGCAGCATACGTTTCTCATTTTGAACAATGATATCCGGTGCTCCTAGGTCGAGCAATCTTTTCAAACGGTTGTTGCGATTGATAACGCGGCGATACAGATCATTCAAATCAGAAGTCGCAAAGCGGCCACCATCGAGCTGTACCATCGGACGAAGCTCCGGAGGGATGACAGGAAGTACATCCAGTACCATCCAGCCAGGCAAGTTCTTCGAGTTACGGAAAGCTTCCATAACTTCAAGACGCTTAATCGCGCGGTTACGTCGTTGACCTTGCGCTGTTTTGAGTTCTTCTTTGAGTGTATCTACTTCACGTTCGATATCAATGTCGATTAGAAGCTTTTTAACAGCTTCCGCACCCATTCCCGCTTGGAAAGCATAACCGTACTTCTCGCGATAGCTGCGGTATTCTTTCTCGGAAAGAAGTTGTTTCTTCTCCAAAGGTGTATCCCCTGGATCTGTCACCACATAGGAAGCGAAATAGATAATTTCCTCCAACGATCTTGGAGACATATCTAGCGCAAGCCCCATACGGCTTGGAATGCCTTTGAAGTACCAAATATGAGATACCGGAGCGGCAAGTTCAATATGACCCATGCGCTCACGACGTACCTTTTGACGTGTTACTTCAACGCCACAACGGTCACAAACCACGCCTTTATAACGAACTCGTTTGTATTTACCGCAGTGACATTCCCAATCTTTGGTAGGCCCGAAGATCTTTTCACAGAAAAGACCTTCTTTCTCAGGCTTTAAGGTTCTGTAGTTAATCGTTTCCGGCTTCTTTACTTCCCCACGGGACCAAGAGCGAATTTTATCGGGTGATGCCAAGCCGATTTTCATAAACTCGAAGTTGTTAACGTCCATCAAGGAGCAACCCTCCTTTAAGAATTTAAACCCACTATGCAGTGAATCGTTCTCGATCTATTGTGGTGTTCTTTATTCGTTGACTCCCAATTCAGAGCCCTCTAAGTTTAGGTTTAATTTATCGCTAGTGACTTCATCGTCGTCATCGGCTTCTCTCATTTCGATCTCTTCTTCGTCGCCGGAAAGGATTTTAACATCCATACCTAAGCTTTGAAGCTCTTTGATCAAAACTTTGAAGGATTCCGGAACACCCGGTTCTGGAACATTCTCGCCTTTAACGATGGACTCGTATGTTTTCACACGGCCTACAACGT
It contains:
- the rpoC gene encoding DNA-directed RNA polymerase subunit beta', producing MMDVNNFEFMKIGLASPDKIRSWSRGEVKKPETINYRTLKPEKEGLFCEKIFGPTKDWECHCGKYKRVRYKGVVCDRCGVEVTRQKVRRERMGHIELAAPVSHIWYFKGIPSRMGLALDMSPRSLEEIIYFASYVVTDPGDTPLEKKQLLSEKEYRSYREKYGYAFQAGMGAEAVKKLLIDIDIEREVDTLKEELKTAQGQRRNRAIKRLEVMEAFRNSKNLPGWMVLDVLPVIPPELRPMVQLDGGRFATSDLNDLYRRVINRNNRLKRLLDLGAPDIIVQNEKRMLQEAVDALIDNGRRGRPVTGPGNRPLKSLSHMLKGKQGRFRQNLLGKRVDYSGRSVIVVGPNLKMYQCGLPKEMALELFKPFVMKELVNKGLAHNIKSAKRKVERVSPDVWDVLEEVIKEHPVLLNRAPTLHRLGIQAFEPILVEGRAIKLHPLVCTAYNADFDGDQMAVHVPLSSEAQAEARLLMLASGNILNPKDGKPVVTPSQDMVLGSFYLTTDNKFAKGAGSIIRTVHEAVSSYQSGKIALHARVAIPARALNKVSFTEKQQNAILITTIGKIIMNEIFPSDFPFINEPTKTNLLSGIPDSHFVFEKGADLRAIMLERDENKAVGKEYLGSIIAECFRKYHTTQTSMILDKIKELGFTYSTKAGITVAVSDVVVPTEKVAILKECEEKVRVVTNQYRRGLITDEERYDRVIAIWSKAKDEITDILMKSLDKYNSISMMVESKARGNKSQITQLGGMRGLMANPSGKIMELPIKSNFREGLTILEYFISTHGARKGLADTALRTADSGYLTRRLVDVAQDVIVREDDCGTDKGFMVSKIQDGKEVIEDLYDRIEGRYAYETLRHPKTGEVIVQRNELIESGIADTIIEAGIEKLQIRSVLSCRTNHGVCKKCYGRNLATGQFVEVGEAVGIIAAQSIGEPGTQLTMRTFHTGGVAGDDITQGLPRIQELFEARNPKGQAIISEIDGIVKEIREAKDRREIEVQGEAESKVYAVPYGSRVRVSLNQQVEAGDELTDGSIDPKEMLRIKGIRGVQNYILQEVQRVYRNQGVEINDKHIEVMVRQMLRKIRIVDAGDTTLLPGSFVDIHEYEAANKVALFAGSEPAVARPILLGITKASLETDSFLSAASFQETTRVLTDAAIKGKVDQLLGLKENVIIGKLIPAGTGMPRYRNIRITDPNEVLVQDEDLEKETVTVE